The Lewinella sp. 4G2 nucleotide sequence GCCGTAGTAGCTCTCTGGTTCTCTTGAACTCTATTTCTCCTGCGAACAAATCCCACGCAAGCAAGCGCCGCAGGCCTCCCCAACCTCCCCAACTCCTGCGAAAAAGCAACGAGCCGCAGAAACTTAAAACCCAGGAAATCCCTCAGTTTCTCCAAAACCTCCTCTTACTCCCCAGCAACCGCCGGAGGCACCCCTCACCCCGCCACCGCCAAAAAATCCCGAATGATCCGCTCCCCCACCCGGGCAGATTTCTCCGGGTGAAACTGGGCGGCGTAGAAATTATCCCGCTGCATCATCGCGGCAAAATCGTGGCCGCAGTAGTGGGTCGTCGCCACGGTATCGGGGCCGGGCTCTACGTAGTAGCTATGAACGTAGTAGCAAAAGTCACCATCCACCTCATCGCTGACCCAATCGTTCCGATCGGTGAGGGTAACGTTGTTCCAACCCATATGGGGTACCTTTTCGGTGGGAGAAGGGGTGAATTTCCGCACGCGCTCGGGGAATATCCCAATACAGTCCACATCCCCCTCCTCGCTGTGGCTACAGAGGAGTTGCATCCCCACACAGATGCCAAACACGGGCTGTTTGAGGGACCGAATCAAATCACTCAGCCCCGTTTCGTTGAGGTGGGCCATCGTGCTCTTCGCCGCACCGACTCCAGGAAAGATGACCTTGTCGGCTGCCCGGATGACATCATGATCACTCGTCAGGACGTGCTCGACGCCAATA carries:
- the hisH gene encoding imidazole glycerol phosphate synthase subunit HisH encodes the protein MIAVIDYNAGNIRSVLYALERIGVEHVLTSDHDVIRAADKVIFPGVGAAKSTMAHLNETGLSDLIRSLKQPVFGICVGMQLLCSHSEEGDVDCIGIFPERVRKFTPSPTEKVPHMGWNNVTLTDRNDWVSDEVDGDFCYYVHSYYVEPGPDTVATTHYCGHDFAAMMQRDNFYAAQFHPEKSARVGERIIRDFLAVAG